One Canis lupus familiaris isolate Mischka breed German Shepherd chromosome 20, alternate assembly UU_Cfam_GSD_1.0, whole genome shotgun sequence genomic region harbors:
- the TDGF1 gene encoding teratocarcinoma-derived growth factor 1, whose protein sequence is MTISKAFELELVAGLGHRELSRREPPLRDGSVWSREEPAFHHRASHFVPSIGIQDSKELNKTCCLNGGTCMLGSFCACPPSFYGRNCEHDSRKENCESVPHDTWLPKRCSMCKCWRGRLHCFRQTFLPGCDGHVMDEHFLVSRTPELTLSSGTTFLLAGICLALQSYC, encoded by the exons ATGACCATTTCCAAAGCGTTTGAACTGGAATTAGTTGCTG GGTTGGGCCACCGTGAACTTTCGAGGAGAGAGCCGCCCTTAAGAGATGGCAGTGTCTGGTCCcgggaggagcctgcttttcatCACCGGGCTTCCCACTTTGTGCCCTCCATAGGGATCCAGGACA GTAAGGAGTTAAACAAAACTTGCTGTCTGAATGGGGGAACCTGCATGCTGGGATCCTTCTGTGCCTGCCCCCCCTCCTTCTATGGTCGCAACTGTGAGCACGATTCTCGAAAAGA GAACTGTGAGTCTGTGCCCCATGACACCTGGCTGCCTAAGAGATGTTCCATGTGTAAATGCTGGCGCGGCCGGCTGCACTGCTTTCGGCAGACATTTCTACCAGGGTGTG ATGGCCACGTGATGGATGAGCACTTCCTGGtttccaggactccagaattaACACTGTCTTCGGGCACCACTTTTTTGCTAGCTGGCATCTGCCTTGCTCTACAAAGTTACTGTTAG